From the Paenibacillus sp. MMS20-IR301 genome, the window CATGACTACGTATTTGTGCAGAATTTCAGCGGCAGTGAGCAATCGGTAACGCTGGATGGCCAGGAATATACGGATATTGAATCCGGCGCAGCTGCTCCGGCAGAGCTGAAGCTCCCGGTCAACGGGCTGGCGATACTGAAGCGCAAGAGTGCAACTGTATAAATAACTTTAAAAGGCAGGGCCTGTACTTAGGGTTCTGTCTTTTTTAATGTGGAATACTGTGAAACCTCCCGCTCCCTGAGAGCGTAACCCATTACAAACTGAAAGCGAGGGGATGACAATGGGCTTGCACGTACAGGAATACGGGGACAGCAATGCCGGGATAATGCTGCTGTTTCTGCATGGCGGCGGAGTGAGCGGGTGGATGTGGGAGAAGCAGGTACAATATTTCTCTTCCAGTTATTGTGTGGTTCCGGATTTGCCGGGGCATGGGCGCAGTGATGGGGCTGATTTCACGATTCAGGGCCGGAAAGAAAAAGCGGTTATGCGGAAATCTGCCGCCGATCTTGTGCTTAGAAACCCCAAGTGCACTCTTGTGATTATCCCCGGAACCGGACACGGAGTTTCTTTAGCGTTGCCGGAGCTCTTTAACCGGATGGTTGAAGCATGGATACATAATGCCGGGTTACCGGAAGATTTTATCGAAACAAAGCCTCAATCCCCTTAATGACCTGCAAATAATAAGCCTGCTCATGCGGGACGAACCGGGTGAAGCCGGCCTGCTCGTCGATGATCACCCGTTCACCGTCAGCGGTAATCCGGAAGCCCTGAATGCGCAGGGTATCTGCAGCACCTGTGATTAGACTGCGGAAACTGCTGAAGCTGGCCTGAACGATTCCGGCAACCTCTTCCTGCTGCAGGACGAAATCCTCCAGGGCATAGCGGTTCTCGTAAATGAAGACATTGGCCCGTTCCCTGTCCAGGAATCCGGCGGTATCCATGCAGTAGGGGATGATTCCCAGCGGCTTCAACTCGTCAAAAGCTAGCGCAAGGCCTAACTCCTCCTGCACCTCGCGGACACCGTCCTGCACCGTTTCACCCGCCGTCAGATGCCCGGCGGCAGTGATGTCGAGCAGCCCGGCGTAATCCCTTTTCTGAGTGCTGCGCAGCTGCAAATAGACGGTCAGCCCGCTGTCATCCTTGCCCACAAACCAGCAGTGAAAGGTCTCGTGCCAAAGACCCAGGCGGTGTACCTCATCACGGGGAGCGGTGCCGGTAACATGGCCCTGCTCATCAAACGTTGTCAGTATTTCTTTATTCATGCGCAAGCTCCTTTGCGAATTATATGTTGTCCAGCTTACCACAGCTCCGCCGGGCCAGGTCAAGTCTTGGCACAGTAAAAACCCGGATGCGGAGCATCCGGGCGCTTTTGTCTCTATAGGGTGTATCAAGCCGAATCCGATTGTTGTTCAAGTGTTAAAGCTGGAATTATCTGGCCAGCCAGCCGCCGTCCACATTCAGAATGTGGCCGTTCAGGTAGTCAGAGGCTGCGGAAGCCAGGAATACAGCAGGGCCCTTAACATCTTCAGCAGTACCCCAGCGTCCGGCAGGAATCCGGTCAAGGATGGAGTCGGAACGGTTCTGGTCGGCACGGATTGGAGCTGTGTTCTCAGTTGCCATGTAGCCTGGAGCAATGGCGTTGATGTTCAGGCCGGAACCTGCCCATTCGTTCGCGAATGCTTTGGTCAGGCCTGCTACAGCATGTTTACTTGCAGTGTAGCCTGGAACGTTGATGCCGCCCTGGTAGGAGAGCATGGAGCAGATATTGATGATTTTACCGTTGCCTCTTTCGAGGAAGTGGCGGCCGGCAATCTGGGACAGCAGGAATACAGTGTTCTGGTTGAGGTTGATTACGTCGAACCAGTCTTTTTCGCTGTGGTCTTTAGCTGGCGTACGGCGGATCATACCCGCACAGTTAACAAGGATGTCTACTTTGCCGGTGAAGGCTACCGCTTCGTCGAACATGCCTTGCAGCTTGCTGTGATCGCTAAGATCAGTAGCAATGCTGAGCGCTTTTACGCCAAAAGCTTCAGCAGCTGCTACAGTTTCATCACTTGTATTAAGGGAAGCCGAGATTACATCTGCACCTGCTTCTGCGAAGGCAAGGGCGATCCCTTGTCCAAGACCCTGAGCCGCACCTGTTACGATTGCTGTTTTACCTGCCAGACTGAATAATGATGACATATTATTTTCTCTCCTTTGAGATGTATTGTATTTGAACTATCCGCACTCGATGGTAACGCCGGCCTTACGGAACAGCTCTGCCGTCTCCGGTGCCAGGCCGCTGTCTGTAAGCAGCACGTCCACTTCCTGCAGGGAAGCGAAGGTGCGCAGCGCAGTATGCCCGAATTTGTGATGATCACAGGCGGCGAACACCTGGCGTGCTGTGGATACAAGCGCCTGCTTGAAGTCGATTAAGTCTCCGGTATAGATGGACAGCCCGTGCTCGATGTGAACGGCTGTCGCCGAGAGAAAGGCTTTTTGAATATTAAGCTTCTGGACATAAGAGACCGCTTCAGGACCGGCCAGCATATTGCGGACACGGTAACCTCCGGGAACGACTAGACGTATGTTGTCCTTGGGAACCAGTTCGCTGATGATGTACACATCATTGGTGACGACCGTCAGGGGCATATTGTCCAGCCGCCGGGCAATCTCAAGCGTAGTGCTGCCGCCGTCGAGTGCAATAATGTCATCCTGCCCGATATGTGCAAGGGCACGCAGGGCAATCTCCGTTTTCTCATCGGAATATTTATCGAGCGGGGCCCGCAGCGGGAGAATTCCGAACTGATCGCTTTGTGCCAGCACAGCTCCGCCGTGCACACGCATAATCAATCCTTGCTCCTCCAGCTTG encodes:
- a CDS encoding alpha/beta hydrolase, whose protein sequence is MGLHVQEYGDSNAGIMLLFLHGGGVSGWMWEKQVQYFSSSYCVVPDLPGHGRSDGADFTIQGRKEKAVMRKSAADLVLRNPKCTLVIIPGTGHGVSLALPELFNRMVEAWIHNAGLPEDFIETKPQSP
- a CDS encoding NUDIX domain-containing protein; its protein translation is MNKEILTTFDEQGHVTGTAPRDEVHRLGLWHETFHCWFVGKDDSGLTVYLQLRSTQKRDYAGLLDITAAGHLTAGETVQDGVREVQEELGLALAFDELKPLGIIPYCMDTAGFLDRERANVFIYENRYALEDFVLQQEEVAGIVQASFSSFRSLITGAADTLRIQGFRITADGERVIIDEQAGFTRFVPHEQAYYLQVIKGIEALFR
- the kduD gene encoding 2-dehydro-3-deoxy-D-gluconate 5-dehydrogenase KduD yields the protein MSSLFSLAGKTAIVTGAAQGLGQGIALAFAEAGADVISASLNTSDETVAAAEAFGVKALSIATDLSDHSKLQGMFDEAVAFTGKVDILVNCAGMIRRTPAKDHSEKDWFDVINLNQNTVFLLSQIAGRHFLERGNGKIINICSMLSYQGGINVPGYTASKHAVAGLTKAFANEWAGSGLNINAIAPGYMATENTAPIRADQNRSDSILDRIPAGRWGTAEDVKGPAVFLASAASDYLNGHILNVDGGWLAR
- a CDS encoding DeoR/GlpR family DNA-binding transcription regulator, yielding MNPIRRHEMIMEVMLNQKDVTVNELSDKLQVTGKTIREDLSKLEEQGLIMRVHGGAVLAQSDQFGILPLRAPLDKYSDEKTEIALRALAHIGQDDIIALDGGSTTLEIARRLDNMPLTVVTNDVYIISELVPKDNIRLVVPGGYRVRNMLAGPEAVSYVQKLNIQKAFLSATAVHIEHGLSIYTGDLIDFKQALVSTARQVFAACDHHKFGHTALRTFASLQEVDVLLTDSGLAPETAELFRKAGVTIECG